The following are from one region of the Pseudodesulfovibrio piezophilus C1TLV30 genome:
- a CDS encoding PAS domain S-box protein yields the protein MQSCFRYLLIVWIILVWPPFVLECGSARAQDDGVIPMSDEEKEWITKHKTLRIGMWIDSPPVMFRGKSGEMEGIVPSYIDLIVSKLGLEPKWVRASSLSYMTELARAGEVDMVAAVVNEPDETRGLLLSVPYLFMPIVVVTPAQFPFIVGLRDMEKRVVAMDLDHIPYQRFTADHPKVISMPVSQPEQGLQAVVSGQADAFVAAQPTVAYLTRQYGITDLRIAAMTEYSYRYSVGIRADWPLLQTLVNRALSSITEDERQEIVDYWTVLREGKWVERPHVWRLLSFGAAIALLLLGAMAYWNRKLSKEIRNSLRAEKQQRRAHEATLQVIESADMVIVGLDYMGCVQLINNAGEATLGYSREEILGRDWFDLVVPKERYPFVWDEFTRLMNEGRKGVSDAFENPVLTKSGETRHIMWRNSIMQGTYNDLALISFGTDITNRLQAEEELQLTKFAMDNAAVGIFRIKPSGNIVYANRKAATLVGYRRSELLRMGIPDVVPGFSRENWPSFWEQIKQKKMVVTEGTVRRRDGTVFPTEVTAYYLFFKGTELVIGFFSDITERKRGEALREDVQRMIRHDLRSPTLAVQTIFSLFSRAENLTEDQRELLDSVMRSSRRMINIIDMSRALQRMESGTYVVNARPVDLVAQTRAVMDDLRPLLEQKKITVQILFSGFPIESTVDFLMQTEDILIYGLLGNLIKNAVEASPNGSTVTVDLGNPERQVVVSIHNEGVIPESIRESFFDKYVTVGKEFGTGLGTYTAKLITKTLGGTIEFMTSEKSGTVITVILPSDFESNS from the coding sequence ATGCAGTCATGTTTTCGGTATCTTCTCATCGTATGGATAATCCTGGTCTGGCCTCCCTTTGTTCTCGAATGTGGGAGCGCTCGTGCGCAGGATGATGGTGTCATTCCCATGAGTGATGAGGAAAAGGAGTGGATAACCAAACACAAAACACTGCGGATCGGAATGTGGATTGATTCACCTCCGGTAATGTTTCGTGGAAAATCTGGTGAGATGGAGGGCATTGTACCGTCCTATATTGATCTCATAGTCAGTAAACTGGGGTTGGAACCCAAATGGGTCCGAGCATCAAGCCTCTCATACATGACGGAACTGGCGCGAGCCGGAGAAGTTGATATGGTGGCAGCAGTCGTCAATGAACCGGATGAAACTCGCGGACTCTTACTGTCAGTCCCCTATTTGTTCATGCCAATCGTCGTCGTCACTCCCGCGCAATTCCCGTTTATCGTCGGATTGAGGGATATGGAGAAACGGGTCGTTGCCATGGATCTTGACCATATTCCCTATCAGCGTTTTACGGCGGATCACCCCAAGGTTATCTCCATGCCGGTCAGTCAACCGGAGCAGGGATTGCAAGCCGTCGTCTCAGGTCAGGCAGATGCGTTTGTTGCTGCTCAACCCACTGTGGCCTACCTTACTCGACAATATGGGATAACCGATCTGAGAATTGCGGCCATGACTGAGTACAGCTACCGTTATTCGGTCGGGATTCGGGCGGATTGGCCTCTTTTGCAAACTCTTGTCAATCGGGCTTTGTCCTCTATTACGGAGGATGAACGCCAGGAAATAGTTGATTATTGGACTGTGCTCAGAGAAGGGAAATGGGTTGAACGGCCTCATGTATGGCGTCTGTTGAGTTTTGGTGCCGCGATTGCGTTGCTTTTGCTGGGAGCCATGGCATATTGGAACAGAAAACTTTCAAAGGAAATTCGCAACAGCCTTCGTGCAGAAAAACAACAGCGACGTGCTCATGAAGCAACTCTTCAGGTCATCGAGTCGGCAGACATGGTTATTGTCGGGCTTGATTATATGGGGTGTGTCCAACTCATCAATAATGCGGGAGAAGCGACACTGGGATATTCCAGAGAGGAGATCCTTGGGCGCGACTGGTTCGACCTTGTCGTGCCGAAGGAACGGTATCCTTTTGTCTGGGATGAATTTACCCGGCTTATGAATGAGGGGCGAAAGGGCGTCTCGGACGCCTTTGAGAATCCGGTTCTGACCAAGTCGGGAGAAACCCGTCATATCATGTGGCGGAATTCCATCATGCAGGGCACATACAACGACCTCGCGCTCATATCTTTTGGTACGGATATCACCAATCGGCTGCAAGCCGAAGAGGAATTGCAGCTGACTAAATTTGCCATGGATAACGCAGCAGTGGGTATTTTCCGTATCAAGCCCTCTGGTAACATCGTCTATGCCAATCGCAAGGCTGCAACATTGGTCGGCTACAGACGCAGTGAACTGTTACGTATGGGGATTCCTGATGTGGTTCCGGGGTTCTCGCGTGAGAACTGGCCATCCTTCTGGGAACAGATCAAGCAAAAGAAAATGGTCGTGACCGAAGGGACTGTGCGACGAAGGGATGGGACGGTTTTTCCTACTGAAGTGACAGCGTATTATCTTTTTTTCAAAGGCACGGAGCTTGTGATCGGGTTTTTCTCCGATATTACGGAAAGGAAAAGAGGCGAGGCATTACGAGAGGATGTACAACGAATGATACGGCATGATCTGCGGTCACCGACCCTGGCTGTACAAACGATTTTCTCGTTATTCAGCAGAGCGGAAAATCTTACCGAGGATCAGCGGGAGCTGCTTGATAGCGTCATGCGATCCAGTCGGCGGATGATCAATATTATTGATATGTCCAGAGCCTTGCAGCGGATGGAAAGCGGAACGTACGTGGTCAATGCCAGGCCCGTGGACCTTGTTGCCCAGACTCGTGCGGTCATGGATGATCTGAGGCCTTTATTGGAACAAAAAAAGATAACAGTGCAGATACTCTTCTCGGGTTTTCCCATAGAGTCCACTGTGGATTTTCTCATGCAGACTGAAGATATTCTGATTTATGGGCTTCTCGGGAATTTGATAAAAAATGCCGTGGAGGCTTCTCCGAATGGTTCTACGGTGACTGTTGATTTGGGGAATCCGGAAAGGCAGGTTGTTGTGTCCATCCACAACGAGGGAGTCATCCCGGAATCAATACGTGAGAGTTTTTTTGATAAATATGTGACTGTCGGCAAGGAATTCGGAACAGGGCTTGGTACCTACACGGCAAAGCTCATTACAAAGACTCTGGGGGGGACGATTGAATTCATGACTTCCGAGAAATCCGGGACTGTCATTACTGTGATTCTTCCCAGTGATTTTGAGAGTAATTCCTAG